A window of the Streptomyces formicae genome harbors these coding sequences:
- a CDS encoding L,D-transpeptidase family protein, translating into MVVPLTLALGAAPAQAASCNMSTGPHQKAVERFLGRPVDGRQSAGDCQAIKAFQAKHGITPTMGYAGPVTWRTMGTMIAQRAAGKTPNKAGTCPTNRGRIACVDLTRQLSWIQDGSRLRYGPVPVRTGRDGAETRTGSKKVYYRSVNHWSTIYKVWMPYSQFFDGGIAFHSVTKSMYNPPGSGGCVNMTSADAKAYWNLLKKGDDVFVYGRKPGT; encoded by the coding sequence ATGGTGGTGCCACTGACCCTGGCACTCGGCGCCGCCCCGGCGCAGGCCGCCTCGTGCAACATGAGCACCGGACCGCACCAGAAGGCGGTGGAGAGGTTCCTGGGGCGCCCGGTGGACGGGCGGCAGTCGGCGGGCGACTGCCAGGCGATCAAGGCGTTCCAGGCCAAGCACGGGATCACCCCGACGATGGGGTACGCGGGGCCGGTCACCTGGCGCACGATGGGCACGATGATCGCCCAGCGGGCGGCGGGCAAGACTCCGAACAAGGCGGGCACGTGCCCGACCAACCGGGGCCGGATCGCCTGTGTCGACCTGACCCGGCAGCTCAGCTGGATCCAGGACGGCTCGCGGCTGAGGTACGGCCCGGTGCCGGTGCGCACGGGGCGGGACGGCGCGGAGACCCGCACCGGCTCGAAGAAGGTCTACTACCGGAGCGTCAACCACTGGTCGACGATCTACAAGGTGTGGATGCCGTACTCGCAGTTCTTCGACGGCGGGATCGCCTTCCACTCGGTCACCAAGTCGATGTACAACCCGCCGGGCTCGGGCGGCTGCGTCAATATGACCTCGGCCGACGCGAAGGCGTACTGGAACCTGCTGAAGAAGGGGGACGACGTCTTCGTCTACGGCCGCAAGCCGGGAACGTGA
- a CDS encoding MFS transporter, with protein sequence MPSASTGAPTTVGALTPPSRQQGPAGQGLAPGLPGYRRMSFALFAAGVATFALLYSTQALLPAVSAGFGVSASAASWTVSAATGALALFVLPLSALSERFGRVRLMTVSLVVASLVGLLVPLAPDLEWLVVLRAVQGAALAGIPASAMAYLAEEVRPKALIAAIGLFVAGNSIGGMSGRVVTGWVAQLWGWRAGLAAVGLMAVVCTVAFRLLLPKARHFTPGSLDPRALAATVRGHLADPLLLRLYGIGALFMTVFGAVYTVVGYRLVDAPFSLPQGVAGSVFLVYLVGTVSSAAAGKLVGRLGRRGALYLAVGTTAAGLLLSLADSLTAVLLGLVLITAGFFAGHAVASSSVSRTAKTGRAQASALYQSAYYLGSSAGGTLGAIAFHSGGWAGAVLLGLLAVLGVVSITLVGSYAARAQERRLVPQH encoded by the coding sequence ATGCCTTCCGCAAGTACCGGGGCGCCCACCACCGTGGGTGCCCTCACTCCGCCGTCCCGTCAGCAAGGCCCGGCCGGGCAAGGCCTGGCCCCCGGCCTGCCCGGCTACCGCCGCATGAGCTTCGCGCTCTTCGCCGCGGGTGTCGCGACCTTCGCTCTCCTCTACTCGACCCAGGCGCTGCTGCCCGCCGTCTCCGCCGGCTTCGGCGTGAGCGCGAGCGCGGCCAGCTGGACGGTCTCCGCGGCCACGGGCGCGCTGGCCCTGTTCGTGCTCCCGCTGAGCGCGCTCTCCGAGCGCTTCGGGCGGGTGCGGCTCATGACGGTGTCGCTGGTGGTGGCGTCCCTGGTCGGACTGCTGGTGCCGCTCGCACCGGATCTGGAGTGGCTGGTCGTGCTGCGCGCGGTCCAGGGCGCCGCGCTGGCCGGGATCCCGGCCTCCGCGATGGCGTATCTCGCTGAGGAGGTACGGCCGAAGGCGCTCATCGCCGCGATCGGCCTGTTCGTGGCGGGCAACAGCATCGGCGGCATGAGCGGCCGGGTCGTCACCGGCTGGGTCGCGCAGCTGTGGGGCTGGCGTGCGGGGCTCGCCGCGGTCGGTCTGATGGCCGTCGTGTGCACGGTGGCCTTCCGGCTGCTGCTGCCGAAGGCCCGTCACTTCACGCCGGGTTCACTGGACCCGCGCGCGCTGGCGGCGACCGTGCGCGGCCACCTGGCCGACCCGCTGCTGCTGCGGCTGTACGGGATCGGCGCGCTGTTCATGACGGTCTTCGGCGCGGTCTACACGGTGGTCGGATACCGTCTCGTGGACGCCCCCTTCAGCCTTCCGCAGGGCGTCGCCGGCTCCGTCTTCCTCGTCTACCTGGTCGGTACGGTCTCCTCCGCCGCGGCCGGGAAGCTGGTCGGCCGCCTCGGCCGGCGCGGCGCGCTGTACCTCGCCGTCGGTACGACTGCGGCGGGCCTGCTGCTCTCCCTCGCGGACTCGCTCACCGCGGTCCTGCTCGGCCTGGTGCTGATCACGGCGGGCTTCTTCGCGGGCCACGCGGTCGCCTCGTCGTCGGTGAGCCGTACGGCGAAGACCGGGCGCGCCCAGGCGTCGGCGCTCTACCAGTCGGCGTACTACCTGGGCAGCAGCGCGGGCGGCACCCTCGGCGCGATCGCGTTCCACTCCGGCGGCTGGGCGGGCGCGGTGCTGCTGGGGCTGCTCGCCGTCCTCGGCGTCGTGTCGATCACGCTGGTCGGCTCGTACGCGGCCCGCGCGCAGGAGCGCCGGCTCGTTCCCCAGCACTGA
- a CDS encoding LysR family transcriptional regulator: MAHEYSSQARVSLNSYEEDMRLLLAPRLAYFAGVARHEHVTRAAQELAVPQSTLSRAMVRLEQDLGVALFTRKGRTVSLTAAGRTFLTSVERALAEVERAAESVRADADPSGGKVAFGFLHTMGSETVPELIRAFRVDHPRVRFTLVQNYGEAMIERLRAGELDLCLTSPVPDAPDLVARRLDEQRLRLVVPDDHRLAVRKRIRLAEAADETFVTLEPGYGLRRITDALCAEAGFTPRVAFEGEEAETLRGLVAAGLGVALLPPPAVPRPGVVELTVTAPRALREIGVAWLDGHPDTAPVAAFKKFLLSRRGKLLPD; the protein is encoded by the coding sequence ATGGCGCATGAATACAGCTCACAGGCGCGCGTGTCACTGAACAGTTACGAAGAAGACATGCGGCTGCTGCTCGCACCGCGCCTCGCGTACTTCGCGGGGGTCGCCCGGCACGAGCACGTGACCAGGGCGGCGCAGGAGCTCGCCGTACCGCAGTCGACGCTGTCGCGGGCGATGGTCCGGCTCGAACAGGACCTGGGCGTCGCGCTGTTCACCCGCAAGGGCCGCACGGTGTCGCTGACCGCGGCCGGCCGCACCTTCCTCACCTCCGTCGAGCGGGCCCTCGCCGAGGTCGAACGGGCCGCGGAGTCGGTACGGGCCGACGCGGACCCCTCCGGGGGCAAGGTCGCCTTCGGCTTCCTCCACACGATGGGCTCCGAGACGGTGCCGGAACTGATCCGCGCCTTCCGCGTCGACCATCCACGGGTCCGCTTCACGCTCGTGCAGAACTACGGCGAGGCGATGATCGAGCGCCTGCGGGCCGGTGAGCTCGACCTGTGCCTGACCTCGCCGGTGCCGGACGCGCCGGACCTCGTCGCCCGCCGCCTCGACGAGCAGCGGCTGCGGCTGGTCGTCCCCGACGACCACCGCCTCGCCGTGCGCAAGCGGATCCGGCTCGCCGAGGCCGCCGATGAGACCTTCGTGACCCTCGAACCCGGCTACGGCCTGCGCCGCATCACCGACGCGCTGTGTGCCGAAGCGGGCTTCACCCCGCGCGTCGCCTTCGAGGGTGAGGAGGCCGAGACCCTCCGCGGCCTCGTCGCGGCGGGCCTCGGCGTGGCCCTCCTGCCCCCACCGGCCGTCCCCCGCCCGGGCGTCGTCGAACTCACGGTCACGGCGCCGCGTGCGCTGCGGGAGATCGGCGTCGCGTGGCTGGACGGACACCCGGACACGGCGCCGGTGGCGGCGTTCAAGAAGTTCCTGCTGTCGCGGAGGGGGAAGCTGCTGCCGGACTGA
- a CDS encoding alpha/beta hydrolase, whose amino-acid sequence MVLLLPDGEPESARGPSTVSHAAALPLARSLARAGRAEGLVTHVVRYRGRGWNGPDARLAADARWAADEAVRRYGDVPVCLAGHGMGGRAALHAAGHGAVNAVLALAPWLPEDDVAAQPEPVKQLAGRQVLIVHGTNDARTDPELSYRLAERAKKANRDTCRFEVHTDGHGLRQYQDEVLALAADFVLGSLFTRAYARPVADALAAPPPLGLRMPLAAGFGRRR is encoded by the coding sequence GTGGTGCTGCTGCTCCCGGACGGTGAACCGGAGTCCGCCCGCGGTCCCTCGACGGTCTCGCACGCCGCCGCGCTGCCGCTGGCCCGCTCGCTGGCGCGGGCGGGGCGGGCGGAGGGGCTCGTCACACACGTCGTGCGCTACCGCGGCCGCGGCTGGAACGGGCCCGACGCGCGGCTCGCGGCGGACGCGCGGTGGGCGGCGGACGAGGCGGTACGACGCTACGGGGACGTCCCCGTCTGCCTCGCGGGCCACGGCATGGGCGGCCGTGCCGCGCTGCACGCCGCGGGGCACGGCGCCGTCAACGCCGTGCTCGCCCTTGCCCCCTGGCTGCCGGAGGACGACGTCGCGGCGCAACCCGAACCGGTGAAACAGCTCGCGGGCCGCCAGGTGCTGATCGTGCACGGCACGAACGACGCGCGGACGGATCCGGAGCTGTCGTACCGGCTGGCGGAGCGGGCGAAGAAGGCGAACCGGGACACGTGCCGGTTCGAGGTGCACACGGACGGGCACGGGTTGCGGCAGTACCAGGACGAAGTCCTCGCCCTGGCCGCGGACTTCGTGCTCGGCTCCCTCTTCACGCGCGCCTACGCCCGCCCCGTCGCGGACGCGCTGGCGGCTCCCCCGCCGCTGGGCCTGCGCATGCCGCTGGCAGCGGGCTTCGGCCGCAGACGCTGA
- a CDS encoding adenosine deaminase, giving the protein MTSQTTHVPSRGAAPGPEGPTADQIRRAPKVLLHDHLDGGLRPGTIIDLARESGYGALPEAEPDKLGIWFHEAADSGSLERYLETFAHTCAVMQTREALKRVAVECAEDLAEDGVVYAEVRYAPEQHLEAGLTLEEVVEAVNEGFREGERRARASGHRIRVGALLTAMRHAARALEIAELANNYRDSGVVGFDIAGAEAGYPPTRHLDAFEYLKRENNHFTIHAGEAFGLPSIWQALQWCGADRLGHGVRIIDDIEVAADGSVKLGRLAAYVRDKRVPLELCPTSNLQTGAAASYEEHPIGLLRQLHFRATVNTDNRLMSNTSMSREFELLTETFGYTLDDMQWFTVNAMKSAFIPFDERLAMINDVIKPGYAELKSEWLFRQTAATSASSRGEG; this is encoded by the coding sequence ATGACGAGCCAGACCACCCATGTCCCATCCCGGGGCGCCGCCCCCGGGCCCGAGGGGCCCACCGCGGACCAGATCCGCCGTGCCCCGAAGGTGCTCCTCCACGACCACCTCGACGGCGGGCTGCGCCCCGGCACGATCATCGATCTCGCCCGGGAGTCCGGCTACGGCGCCCTTCCCGAGGCCGAGCCCGACAAACTCGGCATCTGGTTCCACGAAGCCGCCGACTCCGGCTCGTTGGAGCGGTACCTGGAAACGTTCGCGCACACCTGCGCCGTCATGCAGACCCGCGAGGCCCTCAAGCGCGTCGCCGTCGAGTGCGCCGAGGACCTCGCCGAGGACGGTGTCGTCTACGCGGAGGTGCGGTACGCCCCCGAGCAGCACCTCGAAGCGGGCCTGACCCTCGAAGAGGTCGTCGAGGCCGTCAACGAGGGCTTCCGGGAAGGCGAGCGGCGCGCCCGCGCGAGCGGCCACCGGATCAGGGTCGGCGCACTCCTCACCGCCATGCGGCACGCCGCCCGTGCCCTGGAGATCGCCGAACTCGCCAACAACTACCGCGACTCGGGCGTCGTCGGCTTCGACATCGCGGGCGCCGAGGCGGGTTACCCGCCCACCCGCCACCTCGACGCGTTCGAGTACCTCAAGCGGGAGAACAACCACTTCACCATCCACGCGGGCGAGGCGTTCGGGCTGCCGTCGATCTGGCAGGCCCTCCAGTGGTGCGGCGCCGACCGCCTCGGCCACGGGGTCCGGATCATCGACGACATCGAGGTCGCCGCCGACGGCTCGGTGAAGCTCGGCCGGCTCGCCGCGTACGTGCGCGACAAGCGCGTCCCGCTGGAGCTGTGCCCGACGTCGAACCTGCAGACCGGCGCGGCCGCCTCGTACGAGGAACACCCCATCGGACTCTTGCGGCAGCTCCACTTCCGGGCCACTGTCAACACGGACAACCGGCTGATGAGCAACACCAGCATGAGCCGTGAATTCGAGCTGCTGACCGAGACTTTCGGCTACACGCTCGACGACATGCAATGGTTCACCGTCAATGCCATGAAGTCCGCGTTCATTCCTTTCGACGAACGCCTCGCGATGATCAACGACGTGATCAAGCCCGGCTACGCGGAGCTGAAATCCGAATGGCTGTTCCGGCAGACCGCCGCGACCAGCGCATCCTCACGCGGCGAGGGGTGA
- a CDS encoding PspC domain-containing protein, with protein MAALARPRDGRMIGGVCAALARRFGTSPTTMRVIFVLSCLLPGPQFLLYLALWLLLPAEKSASKAW; from the coding sequence ATGGCCGCACTTGCCCGCCCTCGTGACGGACGAATGATCGGCGGAGTGTGCGCAGCGCTGGCACGGCGCTTCGGCACCTCCCCGACCACGATGCGCGTGATCTTCGTACTCTCGTGTCTGCTGCCGGGGCCGCAGTTCCTGCTGTACCTGGCGCTGTGGCTGCTGCTGCCGGCCGAGAAGTCCGCGTCGAAGGCCTGGTGA
- a CDS encoding VanZ family protein gives MQRQGSGGSAAICFRVAGGVLVLAHLALVGWLTLRPLDVMWVTAANLEPLAGIKADLALGPVQAARRIGEGLLLLAPLGILLPMAGGRLAVSPLASLARTVAAGALLSLGIELLQTGVPGQVVDVDSLLLNTAGVTLAHLAVVPAGRARLRRRRARRSPDAGSGKRPGGLRRDGAARGAMGSRTVGGAQTAKGSQGPTPTIPRVGIAP, from the coding sequence GTGCAGCGTCAAGGTTCGGGCGGCAGTGCCGCCATCTGCTTCCGCGTGGCGGGGGGCGTCCTCGTCCTCGCGCATCTGGCACTCGTGGGATGGCTGACGCTCCGCCCTCTCGACGTGATGTGGGTGACGGCGGCGAATCTGGAGCCACTCGCGGGCATCAAGGCGGATCTCGCCCTCGGCCCGGTGCAGGCCGCCCGCCGGATCGGCGAGGGACTGCTGCTGCTCGCCCCGCTCGGAATACTGCTGCCCATGGCGGGCGGGCGGCTCGCCGTCTCCCCCCTGGCCTCGCTGGCCCGTACGGTCGCGGCGGGAGCGCTGCTGTCGCTCGGCATCGAGCTGCTCCAGACCGGAGTGCCGGGGCAGGTCGTGGACGTGGACTCGCTGCTGCTGAACACGGCAGGCGTGACACTGGCCCATCTCGCGGTCGTCCCGGCCGGCCGGGCCCGGCTGCGGCGCAGGCGGGCCCGGCGGTCGCCGGACGCCGGTTCGGGGAAGCGGCCGGGGGGCCTGCGGCGGGACGGCGCGGCGCGGGGGGCCATGGGTTCCCGGACGGTCGGGGGTGCGCAGACGGCCAAGGGTTCTCAGGGGCCGACCCCGACGATTCCCAGGGTCGGGATCGCCCCGTAG
- a CDS encoding sensor histidine kinase: MRAAAAGEGRGRAVLTDADPYGTGRGLQTGRSSVSEGENKGHAKRGILAGLGLSSLRLRLVVVFGLVALTAAVSASGIAYWLNREAVLTRTQDAALNDFRQEMQNRAASLPVRPTQDELQTTAEQMAAGTAGYSVVLIGERDAGKPIVGASDPDSFAVDDVPKALRDAVGDKDHLFWVRTQRGSTPYLVGGTRIVGGGPTGYMFKSLEQERADLNSLAWSLGIATALALVGSALLAQAAATTVLRPVRRLGEAARQLGEGKLDTRLNVSGTDELAELSRTFNSAAESLEKQVADMSAREESSRRFVADMSHELRTPLTALTAVTEVLEDEQESLDPMVAPAVALVVSETRRLNDLVENLMEVTRFDAGTARLVLDEVDVADQVTACIDARAWLDAVELDAERGIVARLDPRRLDVILANLIGNALKHGGSPVRVSVHTDSGGAAGDELVIEVRDHGPGIPEDVLPHVFDRFYKASASRPRSEGSGLGLSIAMENALIHGGGISAANTTDGDGGAVFVLRLPRDASGITPAGGDRNGRGEAGDAQ; encoded by the coding sequence GTGCGTGCAGCGGCTGCGGGCGAAGGTCGAGGACGTGCCGTCCTCACCGACGCTGATCCGTACGGTACGGGGCGTGGGTTACAGACTGGACGCTCCTCAGTGAGCGAAGGCGAGAACAAGGGGCACGCGAAGAGAGGAATACTCGCGGGGCTCGGACTGAGCAGCCTGCGGCTGCGGCTCGTCGTCGTGTTCGGCCTGGTCGCGCTGACGGCCGCCGTGTCGGCGTCGGGGATCGCGTACTGGCTCAACCGCGAGGCGGTGCTGACCCGTACGCAGGACGCGGCGCTGAACGACTTCCGGCAGGAGATGCAGAACAGGGCCGCCTCCCTGCCCGTGCGGCCGACACAGGACGAACTGCAGACGACCGCCGAGCAGATGGCGGCCGGGACCGCCGGGTACAGCGTGGTGCTGATCGGGGAGCGCGACGCGGGCAAGCCGATCGTCGGGGCCTCCGACCCGGACAGCTTCGCGGTCGACGACGTGCCGAAGGCGCTGCGTGACGCGGTCGGGGACAAGGACCATCTGTTCTGGGTACGGACGCAGCGCGGCAGCACGCCCTACCTGGTGGGCGGTACGAGGATCGTCGGCGGCGGGCCGACGGGCTACATGTTCAAGTCGCTGGAGCAGGAACGGGCGGACCTCAACTCGCTGGCCTGGTCGCTCGGGATCGCCACGGCGCTGGCGCTGGTCGGCTCGGCACTGCTCGCGCAGGCCGCGGCGACGACGGTGCTCAGACCCGTACGGCGGCTCGGTGAGGCGGCCCGGCAGCTCGGCGAGGGCAAGCTGGACACCCGGCTGAACGTCTCGGGCACGGACGAACTGGCCGAACTGTCGCGGACGTTCAACAGCGCGGCGGAGTCGCTGGAGAAGCAGGTCGCGGACATGAGTGCGCGGGAGGAGTCGAGCCGCCGCTTCGTCGCCGACATGTCGCACGAGCTGCGGACACCGCTGACCGCGCTGACCGCGGTCACCGAGGTGCTGGAGGACGAGCAGGAGAGCCTCGACCCGATGGTCGCGCCGGCCGTCGCCCTCGTGGTGAGCGAGACCCGGCGGCTGAACGACCTGGTCGAGAACCTGATGGAGGTCACCCGCTTCGACGCGGGCACCGCCCGGCTCGTCCTCGACGAGGTCGACGTCGCCGACCAGGTCACCGCCTGCATCGACGCGCGGGCCTGGCTGGACGCGGTCGAGCTGGACGCGGAGCGCGGCATCGTGGCCCGGCTGGACCCGCGCCGGCTCGACGTCATCCTGGCCAATCTGATCGGCAACGCGCTCAAGCACGGCGGCTCCCCGGTGCGGGTCTCGGTGCACACGGACTCCGGCGGTGCGGCAGGGGACGAGCTGGTCATCGAGGTACGGGACCACGGGCCCGGCATCCCCGAGGACGTGCTGCCGCATGTCTTCGACCGCTTCTACAAGGCGAGCGCCTCCCGGCCGCGTTCGGAGGGCAGCGGCCTCGGACTGTCGATCGCGATGGAGAACGCGCTGATCCACGGCGGCGGCATCAGCGCGGCGAACACGACGGACGGCGACGGCGGCGCGGTGTTCGTGCTGCGCCTGCCGCGCGACGCGTCGGGCATCACGCCGGCGGGCGGCGACCGGAACGGCCGGGGAGAGGCTGGCGACGCGCAGTGA
- the afsQ1 gene encoding two-component system response regulator AfsQ1: protein MPFLLLIEDDDAIRTALELSLSRQGHRVATAATGEDGLKLLREQRPDLIVLDVMLPGIDGFEVCRRIRRTDQLPIILLTARSDDIDVVVGLESGADDYVVKPVQGRVLDARIRAVLRRGEREATDSATFGSLVIDRSAMTVTKNGEDLQLTPTELRLLLELSRRPGQALSRQQLLRLVWEHDYLGDSRLVDACVQRLRAKVEDVPSSPTLIRTVRGVGYRLDAPQ from the coding sequence GTGCCTTTCCTGTTGCTGATCGAGGACGACGACGCCATCCGCACGGCCCTCGAGCTCTCGCTGTCCCGCCAGGGCCACCGCGTGGCCACCGCGGCCACCGGCGAGGACGGTCTGAAACTGCTGCGCGAGCAGCGGCCGGACCTGATCGTGCTGGATGTGATGCTGCCCGGCATCGACGGCTTCGAGGTGTGCCGGCGCATCAGGCGCACCGACCAGCTGCCGATCATCCTGCTGACCGCACGCAGTGACGACATCGACGTGGTGGTCGGGCTGGAGTCCGGAGCCGACGACTACGTGGTCAAGCCGGTCCAGGGCCGGGTGCTGGACGCCCGGATCCGGGCGGTGCTGCGGCGCGGTGAGCGCGAGGCGACGGATTCGGCGACGTTCGGCTCGCTGGTGATCGACCGCTCCGCGATGACGGTCACCAAGAACGGCGAGGACCTCCAGCTGACCCCGACCGAGCTGCGGCTGCTGCTGGAGCTGAGCCGCCGGCCCGGCCAGGCGCTCTCGCGCCAGCAGTTGCTCCGCCTCGTGTGGGAGCACGACTACCTGGGCGACTCACGGCTGGTGGACGCGTGCGTGCAGCGGCTGCGGGCGAAGGTCGAGGACGTGCCGTCCTCACCGACGCTGATCCGTACGGTACGGGGCGTGGGTTACAGACTGGACGCTCCTCAGTGA
- a CDS encoding SigE family RNA polymerase sigma factor: MNALHSTTSSAVVTRLHDVTVGRSTEKSGAVNGRGCVRGAGRQHKPSPQPSYMTVVDATSVLPAPGTPGTQGAQIEGGHGGSAYGEATGERSGCSETVDAEAAFTAYVQERRASLYATAYHLTGDRFEAEDLLQSALFSTYRAWDRISDKAAIGGYLRRTMTNLHISAWRRRKLNEYPTEELPETAGDTDAMRGTELRAVLWQALARLPELQRTMLVLRYYEGRTDPEIAEILDISVGTVKSSIWRSLRRLREDQVLSFGRDEEESFGELVA; the protein is encoded by the coding sequence ATGAACGCACTGCACAGCACCACCTCCAGCGCAGTTGTCACGCGTCTGCACGACGTCACCGTCGGCAGGAGCACCGAGAAGTCCGGCGCCGTGAACGGGCGGGGGTGCGTTCGCGGCGCCGGGCGCCAGCACAAGCCGTCGCCGCAGCCGTCGTACATGACGGTCGTCGACGCGACGTCCGTGCTGCCCGCGCCGGGCACGCCCGGCACACAGGGCGCGCAGATCGAGGGGGGGCACGGGGGAAGCGCGTACGGGGAGGCCACGGGGGAGCGGAGCGGCTGCTCGGAGACTGTGGATGCCGAAGCGGCGTTCACCGCCTACGTGCAGGAGCGCCGCGCCTCCCTGTACGCGACCGCGTACCACCTGACCGGTGACCGGTTCGAGGCGGAGGACCTGCTCCAGAGCGCGCTGTTCTCCACGTACCGGGCCTGGGACCGGATCAGCGACAAGGCCGCGATCGGCGGCTATCTGCGCCGGACGATGACGAACCTGCACATCAGCGCGTGGCGCCGGCGCAAGCTCAACGAGTACCCGACCGAGGAGCTCCCGGAGACGGCGGGCGACACGGACGCGATGCGCGGCACGGAGCTGCGCGCGGTGCTGTGGCAGGCCCTGGCCCGCCTGCCCGAGCTCCAGCGCACGATGCTGGTGCTGCGCTACTACGAGGGCCGGACGGATCCCGAGATCGCGGAGATCCTGGACATCAGTGTCGGCACGGTGAAGTCGAGCATCTGGCGGTCGCTCCGCCGGCTGCGCGAGGACCAGGTCCTCAGCTTCGGCCGTGACGAGGAGGAGTCCTTCGGCGAGCTGGTGGCCTGA
- the deoC gene encoding deoxyribose-phosphate aldolase — translation MPTIAPAFADVTSSDSALRRFLHGLPGVDAVGLEARAASLGTRSIKTTAKAYAIDLAISMIDLTTLEGADTPGKVRALAAKAVNPDPTDRTTPKTAAVCVYPDMVATAKAALGGADVKVASVATAFPAGRAALDVKLADTRDAVAAGADEIDMVIDRGAFLSGRYMKVFEEIRAVKEASGAARLKVIFETGELSTYDNIRRASWLGMMAGADFIKTSTGKVAVNATPANTLLMLEAVRDFRAQTGVQVGVKPAGGIRTSKDAIKFLVLVNETAGGDWLDNHWFRFGASSLLNDLLMQRQKLATGRYSGPDYVTVD, via the coding sequence ATGCCCACCATTGCACCTGCATTCGCTGACGTGACCTCGTCCGACAGCGCACTGCGCCGCTTCCTGCACGGGCTCCCCGGTGTCGACGCCGTCGGCCTGGAAGCGCGCGCCGCGTCCCTCGGCACCCGTTCGATCAAGACGACGGCCAAGGCGTACGCCATCGACCTGGCCATCTCGATGATCGACCTGACGACACTGGAAGGCGCGGACACCCCGGGCAAGGTCCGGGCGCTCGCCGCCAAGGCCGTCAACCCCGACCCGACCGACCGTACGACCCCGAAGACGGCCGCCGTCTGCGTCTACCCCGACATGGTGGCCACCGCCAAGGCCGCGCTCGGCGGGGCGGACGTCAAGGTCGCCTCCGTCGCCACCGCCTTCCCGGCCGGCCGCGCCGCGCTCGACGTGAAGCTCGCGGACACACGGGACGCCGTCGCCGCCGGGGCCGACGAGATCGACATGGTGATCGACCGGGGCGCCTTCCTCTCCGGCCGCTACATGAAGGTCTTCGAGGAGATCCGCGCCGTCAAGGAAGCCTCGGGTGCCGCCCGCCTGAAGGTCATTTTCGAGACCGGCGAGCTCTCCACGTACGACAACATCCGCCGCGCCTCCTGGCTCGGCATGATGGCCGGTGCCGACTTCATCAAGACGTCGACCGGAAAGGTCGCGGTCAACGCCACCCCGGCGAACACCCTGCTCATGCTCGAAGCCGTCCGCGACTTCCGGGCGCAGACCGGAGTGCAGGTGGGTGTGAAGCCCGCCGGCGGTATCCGCACCAGCAAGGACGCGATCAAGTTCCTGGTGCTGGTCAACGAGACGGCCGGCGGGGACTGGCTGGACAACCACTGGTTCCGTTTCGGCGCGTCCAGCCTGCTCAACGACCTGCTGATGCAGCGCCAGAAGCTGGCGACCGGCCGCTACTCCGGCCCCGACTACGTGACGGTGGACTGA